The Deltaproteobacteria bacterium genome window below encodes:
- a CDS encoding winged helix-turn-helix domain-containing protein: MSDDRVFELGKLHADRGDFESAIKYLNQASDLYFLSKNYSQYLKCQNLLLRIYAEREQADEINSTKEKIQDLVLKEGFELNSKTYYTLSTCACYKAQYENALDYAQKSLKLALAQDSKEDICNSIFLIALIYSFLGRYADALKEIYNLHVFFQVYDFKELKTSTQLLNARILRELGKYEEALSITWQAYEEAKELRNNIININFLGMLGVIYFESGDKELARLYLNMANKMVDAKNQVRLSHMIKSYLDKFGGENNQPYDIIFDETNHSIIEKKIGTIDFKNQFILLDLLKLFIVNQGTVYSKEFLVENVWKQPYDPLVHDNKIYVTIKRLRKLIEPDYDKPKYIFRAKNGYYFNKSIRVLMEK; this comes from the coding sequence TTGAGTGATGATAGAGTTTTTGAACTTGGCAAGCTTCACGCTGACCGTGGTGATTTCGAAAGCGCTATAAAATATTTAAATCAGGCATCAGATTTGTATTTTCTGTCAAAAAATTACTCCCAATATTTAAAATGTCAAAATTTACTTCTTCGAATATATGCCGAAAGAGAGCAGGCCGATGAAATAAATTCAACCAAAGAAAAAATTCAGGATTTAGTTTTAAAAGAAGGTTTTGAATTAAATTCCAAAACCTATTACACGCTTTCAACTTGTGCCTGCTATAAGGCTCAGTATGAAAATGCATTAGATTATGCACAAAAATCATTAAAATTAGCCTTAGCTCAAGACAGCAAAGAAGATATTTGTAATAGCATATTCCTGATTGCCTTAATTTATTCTTTTTTGGGAAGATATGCGGATGCCTTAAAAGAAATATATAATTTGCATGTTTTTTTTCAAGTTTATGATTTTAAGGAACTTAAAACATCAACTCAATTACTGAATGCGCGTATTTTAAGAGAGTTGGGAAAATACGAAGAGGCTCTTTCGATCACGTGGCAAGCTTATGAGGAAGCCAAAGAGCTAAGAAATAATATTATTAATATTAATTTCTTAGGAATGCTTGGAGTTATTTATTTCGAGTCTGGAGATAAAGAGCTCGCCAGATTGTACCTAAACATGGCAAATAAAATGGTTGATGCAAAAAATCAAGTCAGATTAAGTCATATGATAAAATCATACCTTGATAAGTTTGGCGGTGAGAACAATCAACCCTACGATATTATTTTCGATGAAACAAATCACTCCATTATTGAGAAAAAAATTGGGACTATTGATTTTAAGAATCAATTTATTTTGCTCGATTTATTGAAGTTATTTATTGTAAATCAAGGGACTGTTTATTCTAAAGAATTTCTTGTTGAGAATGTTTGGAAACAACCTTATGATCCCTTAGTTCATGACAATAAAATATATGTTACCATCAAAAGACTAAGAAAATTAATTGAGCCAGATTATGATAAACCAAAATATATTTTTAGAGCCAAGAATGGTTATTACTTTAATAAATCAATTCGTGTACTAATGGAAAAATGA